CAACGTTAGACACATGATATTTTTTCTTCCCTCAATGCAGCCTGCTGTTTGAGACTTTCAATGAGTCGTTCCATTCGCATGCTACGAGAGCCTTTTATTAAAACAACATCTCCCGGCTCTAACCGAGAGTAAAATTCCTTTTGTATTTCACTGACATCTGCCGCTTGTAACACTTGATCTTGAGAGAGAATTCCAGAAATTGCCCCTTTTGCTACTGCTTCTGCCTGTTTTCCACAAACGAAAAGTAAATCAATTCCTGATGAGGCGATCAACTCACCTATTTCCTGATGATACCTGCTTGACTCGGCCCCCAATTCAAGCATGTCGCCCATTACAACGATTCGCTTACCCGTACCAGTCCAACCCTGAATCACCTGACAAGCTGCTTTCATCGATACCGGACTTGAGTTATAAGAATCATCGATGATCGTCCAGGGGCCGATTTGTTCGATATGACAACGGCCCTGCACTGTAGTAAATTGTCGAATACCTTCAACTAGATCTTGGTTTGATAATCCAAACTCTTTCGCGACAGCAATGGCAAACAGAGCAGGGTAGACAAAATGTTTGCCAAGTACCGGCATGAAGAACTCAATTCCTTCTACCTTAAACGAAACTCCCTCACTTGTTTGTCGGAGGGATGCCGCACGGAAATCATTCGACTCGTCGAGCCCAATCTTCAACGTACGCGCTGAAGCCTTAGAAATTAAACAGGAAGCAAAAGGATCGTCCCCATTTAAAATCGCCAAGCCATTTTCAGGTAACTGTTCGAAGAGCTCTCCTTTTGCATCCGCCGTTCGTTCCAGACTGCCAAAATGCTCCAGATGGGAAGGGCCAATCCCAGTGATTACTCCTATTTCTGGTCTGGAAAGTTTGGCTAAAGCTCGGATTTCCCCCTGATGCGAAGCCCCCAACTCCAGAACCGCATATGCGTGATCAGATTTAATTTGTGCAATACTCAAAGGTACGCCAAATTCATTATTATAATTCGCAGGACTTTGAATACCTTTCAAGAAAGGTGACAAAGCCGTATGAATCATAGTACGTGTTGTCGTTTTCCCAACGCTTCCCGTCACTCCGATTACGGTTAATTGTTGTTGACTCCGATACCAACTCGCGAACTGCTCAAAAGCCCGGTTAACATCATCAACATAAATGAGTGGCTGTTGTAGTTTTTCTGGTTCACGTCCCTGTTTTACGACGCAAGCTCGAGCACCTTGCTCTAATGCGTTTGAAACAAATTGATGACCATCCTGACGTTTGCCTTGGATCGCAAAGAATAAATCTCCTCTCTTAATTCTTCGCGAGTCGATTGAAAGCCCCTCAACATCGGACATCATCAGATCGGGACGTATAAACTTCCCCTGTATAACCTGACTAATTTTGCTGAGTGACACACGATCCATGCTATTTTTTCTCGGTTTTAAAACAATTAATAAATGGTAGTTCTGAAGAAGGCTTTAAGCAGGAATCTTATCTGATTTCCTGGAGTGTAAATTTCCAAAATAATTCTCTACAACTAAACGGTCACTGAATGGTATCTTGCAATCTCCGATAATCTGTTCACATTCATGCCCTTTACCGGCAATCAATACCAAATCTCTCTCACAGGCAATTTCCAGAGCCCGATATATGGCCTCTTTTCGGTCCACAATCAATTCTGGTGTTACTCCTGTCTCGCTAAAGCCTGTAGCAATCGCCTGCATAATTTGTTCTGGATCTTCACTTCGCGGATTATCACTCGTAATGATTGCCAAATCTGCTTCGCTTCCAGCCAAGCCCAATAAGCCACGTTTTGAGATGTCACGATCTCCACCAGCTCCAAATACACAGATAACGCGTCGGTCACAAACTTGCTTTGCCGAACGAATGGCGTGCCTTAAAGCATCATCGGTATGTGCATAATCAATCAGAACTGAAAATGGCTGGCCACAATTGACCTGCTCCATCCGTCCAGGAACAGATCCAAGGTCGCTAATACCCTCTGCAATTTCGGCTAAAGATAAACCTAATACCAGACAGACAGCTGCCGCTGCCAAACAATTAGAAATATTATGAGTTCCTATCAAATTCGTAATGACAGGAACTCGAGACCCGTTATACAAAATTTCAAACTTGGACTGCTTATCTGATTCCTGAAGTTGAGATGCGGTTACATCCGCGACATTTTCAATGGCATAGGTCAACAATGTTTTTGATTCATTCACGTTCGGTATGAATGAATGGCAGACAGGATCATCTAAATTTAAGACAACCGTTCCATCCCGTTTGACATGCTGAATGATTTTTGACTTGCATGCAGCATAATTATCCATATTTTGATGATAATCAAAGTGATCCTGCGTCACGTTGGTTATCACACCAACCGAAAGCTCTGTACCTGCGAGCCGGCTTTGATCCAAAGCATGGCTGGAAACTTCCATCACTGCATGTGTTGCATTGTTCTTAACCATCTCTGAGAAGAGTTGAGATAGCTCTTGCGCATCCGGAGTCGTTAAAGGTGCAGGGCGTGCTGAAACACTATCATGATACTCTACCGTTCCCAGCAAACCGGTCTTTCGTTGCGCACTTTGCAAAATTGCTCTGACCAACCAGGAGACGGTTGTTTTGCCGTTTGTTCCAGTCACTCCCACAGTCTGCAATTGCTGCGAAGGTGAGCCTGCTAATTCAGAACAGACAAGTGCATAAGCTTTGCGCACATCATTAACAATACACTGCGGGGCCTGGAGTCCAGTCAAAGGACGCCCTGTGAGTACAGCTTTAGCACCATTCTTTAGCGCTTCAGGAATAAATTTCTCTGCATGCTGCCTTGTGCCTGAAATGACAGCAAAGATATCACCCGGTTTACAGAGACGACTATCAGATTGAATTGAAGTCACACAAATATCTGCACAATCTACAAAACTAGCTGAAGGAAGCAGGGCTCTTAAACTAACAACCACTGATCCTGAGGATAAGCTGAGCGATGAAGACGGCATGGAAGTGAGGTAAGAACCATGCATTTCAGGGAAACCAATTAATTAAAAGGCGAGATGGCTGAAAGAAACTTCGTTGACTAAATTGATTATAAAAAAATAAAAGCCGGAATCGGCATGGGAGAGAACAAACTTAGATGTGATCAGAATGCTGCTTTCTGAAAACGAAGGGCATTCTCTTAATTACTTGAATATCGTCAACCCTGGATATCCAAAAAATGTGGTTTTCAAATCTTCCTTGTAATTATTACAGAAACGAACAGGAGTCACTCGACTGGGAAAATTGCGAACACAACTAGATTCAATGTCCCTGCAAAACCAAGTAAAACCT
The Gimesia aquarii DNA segment above includes these coding regions:
- the murF gene encoding UDP-N-acetylmuramoyl-tripeptide--D-alanyl-D-alanine ligase; this encodes MDRVSLSKISQVIQGKFIRPDLMMSDVEGLSIDSRRIKRGDLFFAIQGKRQDGHQFVSNALEQGARACVVKQGREPEKLQQPLIYVDDVNRAFEQFASWYRSQQQLTVIGVTGSVGKTTTRTMIHTALSPFLKGIQSPANYNNEFGVPLSIAQIKSDHAYAVLELGASHQGEIRALAKLSRPEIGVITGIGPSHLEHFGSLERTADAKGELFEQLPENGLAILNGDDPFASCLISKASARTLKIGLDESNDFRAASLRQTSEGVSFKVEGIEFFMPVLGKHFVYPALFAIAVAKEFGLSNQDLVEGIRQFTTVQGRCHIEQIGPWTIIDDSYNSSPVSMKAACQVIQGWTGTGKRIVVMGDMLELGAESSRYHQEIGELIASSGIDLLFVCGKQAEAVAKGAISGILSQDQVLQAADVSEIQKEFYSRLEPGDVVLIKGSRSMRMERLIESLKQQAALREEKISCV
- a CDS encoding UDP-N-acetylmuramoyl-L-alanyl-D-glutamate--2,6-diaminopimelate ligase; this encodes MTSIQSDSRLCKPGDIFAVISGTRQHAEKFIPEALKNGAKAVLTGRPLTGLQAPQCIVNDVRKAYALVCSELAGSPSQQLQTVGVTGTNGKTTVSWLVRAILQSAQRKTGLLGTVEYHDSVSARPAPLTTPDAQELSQLFSEMVKNNATHAVMEVSSHALDQSRLAGTELSVGVITNVTQDHFDYHQNMDNYAACKSKIIQHVKRDGTVVLNLDDPVCHSFIPNVNESKTLLTYAIENVADVTASQLQESDKQSKFEILYNGSRVPVITNLIGTHNISNCLAAAAVCLVLGLSLAEIAEGISDLGSVPGRMEQVNCGQPFSVLIDYAHTDDALRHAIRSAKQVCDRRVICVFGAGGDRDISKRGLLGLAGSEADLAIITSDNPRSEDPEQIMQAIATGFSETGVTPELIVDRKEAIYRALEIACERDLVLIAGKGHECEQIIGDCKIPFSDRLVVENYFGNLHSRKSDKIPA